One part of the Athene noctua chromosome Z, bAthNoc1.hap1.1, whole genome shotgun sequence genome encodes these proteins:
- the MED18 gene encoding mediator of RNA polymerase II transcription subunit 18, translating into MEAPPVTMMPVTGGTINMMEYLLQGSVLDQSLESLLHRLRGLCDNMEPETFLDHEMVFLLKGQQASPFVLRARRSMDKSGMPWHLRYLGQPEIGDKNRHALVRNCVDIATSDNLMDFLVEMGFRMDHEFVAKGHVFRKGIMKIVVYKIFRILIPGNTESIEPLSLSYLVELSVVAPAGQDVVSDDMRNFAEQLKPLVHLEKIDPKRLM; encoded by the exons ATGGAGGCGCCCCCCGTTACCATGATGCCCGTCACGGGCGGCACCATCAACATGATGGAGTACCTGCTCCAAG GGAGCGTTCTGGACCAGAGCCTGGAGAGCCTGCTGCACCGCCTGCGCGGCCTGTGCGACAACATGGAGCCGGAGACCTTTCTGGACCACGAGATGGTGTTCCTGCTGAAGGGGCAGCAGGCCAGCCCCTTCGTGCTACGGGCACGGCGGTCCATGGACAAAAGCGGGATGCCTTGGCATTTGCGGTACCTGGGTCAGCCAGAAATAGGCGACAAGAACCGCCACGCGCTGGTGCGCAACTGCGTAGACATTGCTACTTCAGACAACCTGATGGACTTTCTGGTGGAGATGGGCTTCCGCATGGACCACGAGTTTGTGGCCAAAGGGCATGTGTTCCGCAAGGGCATCATGAAGATCGTGGTGTACAAGATCTTCCGCATCCTAATACCTGGAAACACAGAGAGCATTGAGCCACTCTCCCTCTCCTACCTGGTGGAGCTCAGCGTGGTAGCACCAGCAGGACAGGACGTTGTTTCTGATGACATGAGAAACTTTGCTGAGCAACTGAAGCCTCTAGTGCACCTGGAAAAAATTGACCCCAAAAGGCTAATGTGA